In Marisediminicola antarctica, one DNA window encodes the following:
- a CDS encoding glycosyltransferase, which produces MPPAEVLVILPTLGDRIESLALTLESVRQQRDEVAITLVVIAPAGATEARELAAGAGAVVVDDPREGISEAINRGLAARTTETYYAWIGDDDLFRPGGLSRLKSMLDADAGAVLAYGGCDYIDPDGHIIARSRAGRLAQLLLPWGPDLIPHPGSMIRLDALEAIGGFDRSLKFVMDLDAFLSLRALGRFVCTREAVSAFCWHPDSLTVANRLASTLEAERVKRRHLPRPLHPVSPLWQLPVRWASAFAARRLNAHAIRLRRER; this is translated from the coding sequence ATGCCGCCTGCGGAGGTCCTCGTGATCCTTCCGACGCTCGGTGACCGCATCGAGTCCCTGGCGTTGACGCTCGAGTCGGTCCGGCAGCAGCGGGACGAGGTCGCCATCACGCTTGTCGTGATCGCCCCCGCTGGCGCCACCGAGGCACGCGAGCTCGCAGCGGGCGCCGGCGCCGTCGTCGTCGACGATCCGCGGGAGGGCATCTCCGAGGCAATAAACCGGGGCCTCGCCGCTCGCACGACCGAGACCTACTATGCGTGGATCGGCGACGACGACCTGTTCCGCCCCGGAGGCCTCTCCCGGCTGAAGAGCATGCTCGACGCAGATGCGGGGGCGGTTCTCGCCTACGGCGGCTGCGACTATATCGACCCCGACGGACACATAATTGCGAGAAGCCGGGCGGGGAGGCTGGCGCAGCTGCTGCTGCCCTGGGGACCGGACCTGATCCCGCACCCGGGGTCCATGATCAGGCTCGACGCCCTCGAGGCGATCGGCGGCTTCGATCGCAGCCTCAAGTTCGTAATGGACCTCGACGCCTTCCTCTCGCTGCGCGCCCTCGGCAGGTTCGTCTGCACGAGAGAGGCGGTCTCGGCGTTCTGCTGGCACCCCGACTCGCTCACGGTCGCCAACCGGCTCGCCTCGACCCTCGAGGCTGAGCGGGTCAAGCGGCGACACCTGCCGCGGCCGCTCCATCCGGTCAGCCCGCTCTGGCAGCTGCCGGTGCGCTGGGCATCAGCGTTCGCCGCGAGGCGGCTGAACGCACACGCAATCCGACTCCGGCGCGAGAGGTGA
- the galE gene encoding UDP-glucose 4-epimerase GalE: MTWLVTGGAGYIGSHVVRALVGAGLRAVVVDDLSSGRMAFLPTGVPFARGSILDGDLLMRTMDAHDVTGVIHVAGYKYAGVSVTRPLFTYEQNVTGTAILLAAMQDRGIDRMVFSSSAAVYGTPDTDLVTEGTPKSPQSPYGESKLIGEWLLRDQAVAVGLRHTSLRYFNVVGSGEGGVFDVSPHNLFPLVFEALLDGRTPRINGNDYPTPDGTNVRDYIHVSDLAVSHVAAARRLDAGEPLESAYNLGSGDGASVGEIMSTIAEVTGIPFSPEIAPRRPGDPARIVAGGALAARDLDWRMRHSLREMVESAWQARTG, from the coding sequence ATGACTTGGCTAGTGACCGGCGGCGCCGGCTATATCGGTTCCCACGTGGTTCGCGCGCTCGTCGGGGCGGGCCTCCGCGCCGTCGTGGTCGACGACCTCTCCAGCGGGCGGATGGCGTTCCTGCCGACCGGTGTCCCGTTCGCGCGCGGCAGCATCCTCGACGGGGACCTCCTGATGCGCACGATGGACGCGCACGACGTCACCGGCGTCATCCACGTCGCCGGGTACAAATACGCGGGCGTCTCGGTGACGCGCCCGCTGTTCACGTACGAACAGAACGTGACCGGAACCGCGATCCTGCTCGCCGCGATGCAGGACCGTGGCATCGATCGGATGGTGTTCTCGTCAAGCGCGGCTGTTTACGGCACCCCGGACACCGACCTCGTCACCGAGGGGACCCCGAAGTCCCCGCAGTCGCCGTACGGTGAGTCGAAGCTCATCGGCGAATGGCTGCTGCGAGACCAGGCGGTCGCCGTGGGCCTCCGTCACACATCCCTGCGCTACTTCAACGTGGTCGGGTCAGGCGAGGGCGGCGTCTTCGACGTGAGCCCGCACAACCTGTTCCCGCTCGTATTCGAGGCGCTGCTCGACGGGCGCACGCCGCGCATCAACGGCAACGACTACCCCACACCCGACGGCACCAACGTGCGCGACTACATCCACGTCTCCGACCTCGCGGTCTCGCACGTCGCCGCCGCGCGACGACTGGATGCCGGCGAGCCCCTCGAGAGCGCCTACAACCTCGGCAGTGGCGACGGTGCCTCCGTCGGCGAGATCATGAGCACCATCGCGGAGGTCACGGGCATCCCGTTCTCGCCGGAAATCGCCCCCAGGCGACCCGGGGACCCCGCTCGCATCGTCGCCGGCGGCGCTCTCGCCGCGAGGGACCTCGACTGGCGAATGCGGCACAGCCTGCGCGAGATGGTCGAGAGCGCATGGCAGGCACGCACGGGCTAG
- a CDS encoding O-antigen ligase family protein — protein sequence MRLLERRAFLMGFATLALFTVLAGDAWRNSISWYGFGALVAILAALSVAVLVRHRASIRPGSLPWPLVAFLALATVSIAWSFYPGASAIGVFAQVITTLAAVAIALVLTGDELLRALGWALRAILVLSLVFELAVSLVVRAPVLPVWVTAADRVDPPLMLYWSRNLLLEGDRIQGVVGNSGLLGMIALIALIVFGVQLAAGTVRRLPGILWLVTAAAVLALTRSATITVALVAVLIVLGMVLALRRAESPRARLAVYGGIVVALAAVAGSVLAFRSVLLDLLGKSDDLTGRLDIWDAVIGLATQRPVFGWGWVSFWAPWAPPFDDLVTRNGVIQLHAHNAWLDVWLQLGVVGLLVFGSLVVTTAIRSWLLATDRVVTHQGDRGTFSSLSLLPPLLLTALLVQSLAESRILVEGGWVLLVILAVTTKLGVLGRLRRTPADSRTGAARAA from the coding sequence ATGAGACTTCTCGAGCGTCGCGCATTCCTCATGGGATTCGCGACGCTCGCGCTGTTCACCGTCCTGGCCGGCGACGCGTGGCGCAATTCGATCAGCTGGTACGGCTTCGGCGCTCTGGTTGCGATCCTCGCCGCGCTCTCGGTCGCGGTGCTCGTGCGGCACCGCGCGAGCATCCGTCCCGGGAGCCTGCCCTGGCCGCTGGTGGCCTTTCTCGCCCTTGCCACGGTCTCGATCGCCTGGTCGTTCTACCCCGGTGCCTCCGCGATCGGCGTGTTCGCCCAGGTCATCACGACTCTCGCGGCCGTCGCCATCGCCCTCGTGCTCACCGGGGATGAACTGCTCCGGGCGCTGGGCTGGGCGCTGCGCGCCATCCTCGTGCTGTCGCTGGTGTTCGAGCTCGCCGTGTCACTGGTCGTGCGCGCCCCGGTCCTGCCGGTCTGGGTGACGGCGGCGGACCGCGTCGATCCGCCGCTCATGCTCTACTGGTCGCGCAACCTGCTGCTCGAGGGCGACAGAATCCAGGGCGTCGTGGGCAACTCCGGCCTGCTCGGGATGATCGCGCTCATCGCGCTCATCGTTTTCGGGGTGCAGCTGGCTGCAGGAACCGTTCGCCGCCTGCCCGGAATTCTCTGGCTGGTCACGGCTGCTGCGGTGCTGGCGCTGACCCGCTCGGCGACCATCACCGTGGCGCTCGTCGCCGTGCTGATCGTGCTCGGGATGGTCCTGGCGCTTCGCCGGGCGGAGTCGCCACGTGCCCGGCTGGCCGTCTACGGCGGCATCGTCGTCGCGCTCGCGGCCGTCGCCGGCTCGGTACTGGCGTTCCGGTCGGTGCTGCTCGATCTGCTCGGCAAGAGCGACGATCTCACCGGCCGGCTCGACATCTGGGACGCCGTCATCGGGCTCGCCACGCAGCGGCCGGTGTTCGGCTGGGGCTGGGTCAGCTTCTGGGCTCCCTGGGCCCCGCCCTTCGACGACCTCGTCACCCGCAACGGTGTCATCCAGTTGCACGCCCACAACGCCTGGCTCGATGTCTGGCTGCAGCTCGGGGTCGTCGGGCTGCTCGTGTTCGGATCTCTCGTGGTCACGACGGCGATCCGCTCCTGGCTTCTGGCCACCGACCGGGTGGTGACTCACCAGGGCGATCGCGGCACGTTCTCGTCACTCTCACTGCTGCCGCCCCTGCTGCTCACCGCGCTGCTGGTGCAAAGCCTCGCCGAGAGCCGGATTCTGGTTGAAGGCGGGTGGGTGCTGCTCGTGATCCTCGCCGTCACGACGAAACTCGGCGTACTCGGCCGACTCCGGCGAACCCCGGCGGACAGTCGTACGGGTGCGGCGCGCGCAGCCTGA
- a CDS encoding glycosyltransferase family 2 protein, translating to MQLALDRTLIVMPALNEAGSVGEVIREVFISLPGATVLVVDDGSTDATTAVARAAGATVATLPFNLGVGGAMRLGFRYAIDRGFDNVVQLDSDGQHDPASIRQLVEALGGADLVIGARFAGEGDYRVRGPRQWAMRVLAAVLSRSAGTPLTDTTSGYRASGPRAVALFAAQYPAEYLGDTIEALVIAARAGCVITQVPVAMRKRQAGVPSHHPFRAAAYLARACLALVFALARPASSIQAGSS from the coding sequence ATGCAGCTCGCCCTTGACCGCACGCTGATCGTGATGCCCGCGCTCAACGAGGCCGGCTCTGTCGGCGAAGTCATACGCGAGGTCTTCATCAGCCTGCCCGGCGCCACCGTTCTTGTCGTGGACGATGGTTCTACGGACGCGACGACGGCCGTGGCCCGGGCGGCGGGGGCCACCGTCGCCACCCTTCCCTTCAACCTCGGGGTCGGGGGCGCAATGCGCCTCGGATTCCGGTACGCAATCGACCGGGGCTTCGACAACGTCGTGCAGCTCGACTCCGACGGCCAGCACGATCCGGCGAGCATCCGCCAGCTCGTCGAGGCGCTCGGCGGTGCCGACCTCGTCATCGGCGCACGGTTCGCGGGCGAGGGAGACTACCGCGTGCGAGGTCCACGGCAGTGGGCGATGAGGGTCCTCGCGGCCGTGCTGAGCCGCAGTGCAGGAACGCCCCTCACCGACACCACGTCCGGTTACCGGGCATCGGGCCCTCGCGCCGTAGCGCTCTTCGCTGCGCAATATCCGGCCGAGTACCTCGGAGACACGATCGAGGCTCTCGTCATCGCCGCGAGGGCCGGATGCGTCATCACGCAGGTACCCGTCGCGATGCGGAAGCGCCAGGCCGGGGTGCCATCACACCACCCGTTCCGCGCGGCGGCGTATCTCGCGCGAGCGTGCCTCGCCCTCGTCTTCGCCCTTGCTCGACCGGCTTCCTCGATTCAGGCGGGCAGCTCATGA
- the manA gene encoding mannose-6-phosphate isomerase, class I produces the protein MFVGITNRPRPYAWGSRTAIAELLGWEPSGGPEAELWLGAHPGSPSRIVDPGVTGGAADLAAWIADDPGATLGPYAHSARLPFLLKLLAAGSPLSLQAHPTAEQAREGFRRENEAGVPLDAPHRNYRDEHPKPELIYALSERFEALCGFRTAAECRQILAVLRRRATPGAQVVPIDGLLELAASDDALPDVVEWLSRGGDDVDAVVDLVADLAARRPAPGEDGLFDTAFATAVDLAAEYPGDPGIMVSLLLNRVSLRRGEVLYLPAGNIHAYLSGLGVELMAASDNVLRGGLTPKHVDVPELMNVLDFTPRAVPVLAPERPSPGLEVYRPTVTDFLLVRFGGGAQATFPLEGPAIAICTRGSVSLSGASSTRLDRGSAVYITPDEGEITLAGDGEVFVATTG, from the coding sequence ATGTTTGTAGGCATCACCAATCGTCCGCGCCCGTATGCGTGGGGGTCTCGCACCGCGATCGCGGAGTTGCTCGGATGGGAGCCGTCGGGAGGGCCCGAGGCGGAGCTCTGGCTCGGCGCGCATCCCGGGTCTCCCAGCCGAATCGTCGACCCGGGCGTGACCGGGGGAGCGGCCGACCTTGCGGCGTGGATCGCCGACGACCCGGGCGCGACGCTCGGACCCTACGCGCACTCCGCTCGACTCCCGTTCCTGCTCAAGCTGCTCGCCGCCGGCTCGCCGCTGTCGCTGCAGGCGCATCCCACCGCGGAGCAGGCGCGGGAGGGGTTCCGTCGGGAGAACGAGGCGGGCGTGCCACTCGACGCGCCGCACCGCAACTATCGCGACGAGCACCCGAAGCCGGAGCTCATCTACGCGCTCAGCGAGCGGTTCGAGGCCCTCTGCGGGTTTCGGACCGCGGCGGAGTGTCGCCAGATCCTGGCCGTACTGCGCCGTCGTGCGACGCCGGGCGCGCAGGTCGTCCCGATCGACGGGCTGCTCGAACTGGCGGCGTCGGACGACGCACTGCCCGACGTGGTCGAGTGGCTCAGTCGCGGCGGAGACGACGTCGACGCGGTCGTGGACCTCGTCGCGGACCTGGCCGCGCGCCGCCCGGCGCCGGGCGAGGACGGGCTTTTCGATACGGCATTCGCCACCGCTGTCGACCTCGCCGCGGAGTACCCCGGCGACCCCGGAATCATGGTCTCGCTGCTGCTCAACCGGGTGTCCCTGCGACGTGGGGAGGTCCTCTACCTGCCTGCCGGCAACATCCACGCCTACCTGTCCGGTCTCGGGGTCGAACTCATGGCGGCATCTGACAACGTACTTCGGGGCGGACTCACCCCCAAGCACGTCGACGTTCCCGAGCTGATGAATGTGCTCGATTTCACCCCCCGCGCCGTGCCCGTCCTGGCGCCGGAGCGTCCGTCGCCCGGCCTGGAGGTGTACCGACCGACCGTGACCGACTTCCTGCTCGTGCGGTTCGGAGGGGGAGCGCAGGCGACGTTCCCGCTCGAGGGACCGGCAATCGCGATCTGCACGCGCGGATCGGTCAGTCTCTCCGGCGCGTCCTCCACCCGCCTGGATCGGGGCTCGGCCGTCTACATCACGCCGGACGAGGGCGAGATCACCCTCGCGGGCGACGGCGAGGTGTTTGTCGCGACGACGGGCTGA
- a CDS encoding acyl-CoA dehydrogenase family protein, which yields MSFQPLNSDFYGYENALTDQEKSLIVELRAFLETEVRPIVNGLWADAEFVPRRIVEGLAGLGLFGQPWEETRKFENSAVFRGWVALEIARVDASVATLVGVQNGLVMGSIAIAGSPEQRAEWLPRLASGELLGAFGLTEPLSGSDSAQGLRTVATRDGDNWILNGEKRWIGNGSISDITIIWAKDSEDGQVKGFIVPTTTPGYTATKIEGKQSLRIVQNADIVLENVVVADSYRLQQGKSFRDTAAVLRLTRAEVAWAAVGNSIGAYDAAVAYADSRVQFGKTIGSHQLVQDLLAKSLGNITASLGVVTRVSAMLDEGTQRDEHASLAKFFTTARMRETVAWCREIFGGNGIVLDYDVIRFFADAEAIYSYEGTREMNTLIVGRAITGKAAFV from the coding sequence ATGTCTTTCCAGCCTCTCAACAGCGACTTCTACGGCTATGAGAACGCCCTCACAGACCAGGAGAAGTCCCTCATTGTCGAGCTCCGCGCGTTCCTCGAAACCGAGGTGCGTCCGATTGTGAATGGCCTGTGGGCCGATGCCGAGTTCGTGCCCCGGCGCATCGTCGAGGGGCTCGCGGGTCTCGGGCTCTTCGGCCAGCCCTGGGAGGAGACGAGGAAGTTCGAGAACTCCGCCGTCTTCCGTGGCTGGGTCGCCCTCGAGATCGCTCGGGTCGACGCGAGCGTCGCGACTCTTGTCGGCGTGCAGAACGGCCTCGTGATGGGCTCGATCGCGATCGCGGGCTCGCCAGAGCAGCGCGCCGAGTGGCTCCCCCGGCTCGCCTCCGGCGAATTGCTCGGCGCCTTCGGGCTGACCGAGCCGCTCTCCGGCTCCGATTCGGCGCAGGGCCTGCGCACGGTGGCGACGCGCGATGGGGACAACTGGATCCTCAACGGCGAGAAGCGCTGGATCGGCAACGGCTCGATCAGCGACATCACGATCATCTGGGCCAAGGACTCCGAGGACGGCCAGGTCAAGGGCTTCATCGTGCCGACCACGACCCCGGGCTACACCGCAACGAAGATCGAGGGCAAGCAGTCGCTGCGCATCGTGCAGAACGCCGACATCGTGCTCGAGAACGTCGTCGTGGCCGACTCGTATCGGCTGCAGCAGGGTAAGTCGTTCCGTGACACCGCTGCGGTTCTTCGCCTGACCAGGGCCGAGGTTGCCTGGGCCGCGGTCGGCAACTCGATCGGCGCCTACGACGCCGCCGTCGCCTATGCCGACTCTCGAGTGCAGTTCGGCAAGACCATCGGCAGCCACCAGCTCGTGCAGGACCTGCTCGCGAAGAGCCTCGGCAACATCACGGCCTCCCTCGGCGTGGTGACGAGAGTGTCGGCGATGCTCGACGAGGGCACGCAGCGCGACGAGCACGCCTCCCTCGCGAAGTTCTTCACCACGGCGCGCATGCGCGAGACCGTGGCCTGGTGCCGCGAGATCTTCGGGGGCAACGGCATCGTGCTCGACTACGACGTCATCCGCTTTTTCGCGGATGCGGAGGCGATCTACTCGTACGAGGGCACCCGCGAGATGAACACCCTCATCGTCGGCCGGGCGATCACCGGCAAGGCCGCGTTCGTCTGA
- a CDS encoding WhiB family transcriptional regulator: protein MALAENAAVNSNTGSGGANRRGVPDDWFVDPVRLGVPGVRKMVPVGDDPLAWQTDSLCAQTDPEAFFPEKGGSTRDAKKICQSCEVRPECLEYALENDERFGIWGGLSERERRKLRKRESA from the coding sequence ATGGCATTAGCCGAAAACGCCGCTGTCAACAGCAACACCGGAAGCGGCGGCGCCAACCGTCGAGGTGTGCCCGACGACTGGTTCGTCGACCCGGTACGCCTGGGAGTGCCCGGGGTGCGCAAGATGGTGCCCGTGGGCGACGACCCGCTCGCCTGGCAGACAGATTCACTCTGTGCCCAGACCGACCCCGAGGCGTTCTTCCCCGAGAAGGGTGGGTCCACCCGCGATGCGAAGAAGATCTGCCAGTCGTGCGAGGTTCGCCCCGAGTGCCTCGAGTACGCGCTCGAAAATGACGAGCGGTTCGGCATCTGGGGCGGCCTGTCCGAGCGCGAACGCCGCAAACTGAGGAAGCGCGAGTCGGCCTGA
- a CDS encoding GtrA family protein: MPALLDRLLADERARFIVIGGINTVVAYGLFAAFEAAFGGRYLLSLLLSYLIATMLAFVLHRRFTFAVTGRARIVVDLLRFESVYVVMLAANAVLLPVLVELAGWSSLAAQAAIVVVTTIMSYLGHKFFSFRRPRPRARGGV; this comes from the coding sequence GTGCCCGCCCTCCTCGACCGACTCCTCGCCGACGAGCGCGCGCGCTTCATCGTCATCGGCGGAATCAACACGGTCGTCGCCTACGGGCTGTTCGCGGCGTTCGAGGCTGCGTTCGGCGGCCGTTACCTGCTCAGCCTGCTGCTGTCGTACCTCATCGCGACCATGCTGGCCTTCGTACTGCACCGCAGGTTCACCTTCGCGGTGACCGGCCGGGCGAGAATCGTGGTCGACTTACTCCGGTTCGAGAGCGTCTACGTCGTGATGCTCGCCGCAAACGCTGTCCTGCTCCCCGTGCTGGTCGAGCTCGCCGGCTGGTCATCGCTCGCGGCCCAGGCCGCCATCGTCGTCGTCACGACGATCATGAGCTACCTCGGCCACAAGTTCTTCTCGTTCCGGCGGCCGCGACCGCGCGCCCGCGGCGGCGTGTGA
- a CDS encoding GDP-mannose 4,6-dehydratase, with amino-acid sequence MASDGSTPSTLVTGASGQDGSYLLEQLAGRGEVHGLCHSAEAAAALSVAFPGVSAHVGDLADSEGIRRLIFEIEPTHIFNFAGNTSVERSWTFPTETADVLGIGPVRILDAAWQLQERNGRAVRLLQASSAEIFGDTGVVPQSETTPRKPVTPYGAAKSFAHEMVGVYRARGMFASSAILYNHESPRRPHSFVARKISHEAARISLGLSDALVLGQMDVFRDWGYAPDYVDGMMRILGADEPGDFVVATGVAHSVRQFVDHAFAYVGIDDWSSYVSVDPALYRPADPKQLVGDPTRLRSLGWEPSVDFEQLVHLMVDADIRALQAAPSEG; translated from the coding sequence ATGGCGTCAGATGGTTCCACCCCATCGACTCTCGTCACGGGTGCGAGCGGACAAGACGGCAGTTACCTCCTCGAACAGCTCGCCGGTCGCGGTGAGGTGCATGGGCTCTGCCACTCGGCCGAGGCAGCCGCGGCGCTCTCGGTGGCGTTCCCGGGCGTCTCCGCGCACGTCGGCGACCTGGCCGATTCCGAGGGCATCCGCCGGCTGATCTTCGAGATCGAGCCGACCCACATCTTCAACTTCGCCGGGAACACCTCGGTCGAGCGGTCCTGGACGTTTCCGACCGAGACGGCCGACGTGCTGGGGATCGGCCCCGTGCGCATTCTCGACGCGGCGTGGCAGCTGCAGGAACGCAACGGCCGCGCCGTGCGGCTGCTACAGGCGTCGAGTGCCGAGATCTTCGGCGATACCGGCGTTGTGCCGCAGAGCGAGACGACACCGCGCAAGCCTGTCACCCCCTACGGGGCAGCCAAGTCGTTCGCCCACGAGATGGTGGGCGTGTACCGGGCCCGCGGCATGTTCGCGAGTTCGGCCATCCTCTACAACCACGAGTCGCCGCGTCGGCCGCACTCGTTCGTGGCGCGGAAAATCTCGCACGAGGCCGCACGCATCTCGCTGGGCCTGTCCGACGCGCTCGTGCTCGGGCAGATGGATGTCTTCCGCGACTGGGGGTACGCCCCCGACTACGTCGACGGGATGATGCGGATCCTTGGGGCCGACGAGCCGGGTGACTTCGTCGTCGCGACGGGAGTGGCGCACTCGGTGCGGCAATTCGTCGACCACGCCTTCGCCTACGTGGGCATCGACGACTGGTCGAGCTATGTGTCGGTCGACCCGGCCCTGTACCGCCCCGCCGACCCGAAGCAGCTCGTTGGCGACCCGACCCGCTTGCGGTCGCTGGGCTGGGAGCCGAGCGTGGACTTCGAGCAGCTCGTGCATCTGATGGTCGACGCCGACATCCGCGCCCTGCAGGCGGCCCCGTCCGAGGGCTGA
- a CDS encoding DUF2304 domain-containing protein yields the protein MTLASYIFGIATALLGLIVVIEMLRRHRLRERHAVWWLIAGTLALLVGIFPDTLRLAAGLFGIEVPINLVFFVSIATLFLVCLQHSAELTKLESKARVLAEQSALQELRMRAVEERLAEYTGERKAG from the coding sequence ATGACCCTCGCCAGCTACATCTTCGGAATCGCCACGGCGCTGCTCGGCCTCATCGTGGTGATCGAGATGCTGCGTCGGCACCGGCTGAGGGAACGGCACGCCGTCTGGTGGCTCATCGCCGGCACCCTCGCGCTGCTCGTCGGCATATTTCCCGACACGCTGCGCCTGGCGGCGGGCCTGTTCGGCATCGAGGTCCCCATCAACCTCGTATTCTTCGTCAGCATCGCGACCCTCTTCCTCGTCTGCCTCCAGCACAGCGCGGAGCTCACCAAGCTCGAGAGCAAGGCGCGCGTCCTCGCCGAGCAGAGCGCCCTGCAGGAGCTGAGAATGCGTGCCGTCGAGGAGCGCCTCGCGGAATACACCGGGGAGAGAAAAGCGGGCTGA
- a CDS encoding glycosyltransferase family 4 protein: protein MRPADPLHVALSMLTLVPGGMGGSETYARALAAQLGGAAGLDVTAFVPRTAAGFSAGLREVVVDSVRGGGSTGRRITTLAAASLHGRTIRSAMSGADVVHYPFTVTVPRPAKRQAGVQSLLDVQHLELPHMFGRAELLYRRHFYEGAAKTADAVVTISEFAKRRMVELLGIDPDRIHVAHLGVDMDRYTPNLGPRENFVLYPARGWAHKNHARLIQAMAILRRDRPELRLVLTGGALDTLGDLPDWVDRRGLVSSEELLGLYRSAAALAFPSLYEGFGLPPLEAMASGCPAAVSNAGSIPEVCGDAAVVFDPMEPESIAAGIARAIDDGERLSAGGMAQAARFTWESCRDAHITAYRRAIEQH from the coding sequence ATGCGTCCGGCCGACCCGCTCCACGTCGCCCTCTCGATGCTGACCCTCGTGCCGGGCGGGATGGGCGGCAGCGAGACGTACGCGCGCGCCCTCGCGGCCCAGCTCGGCGGCGCGGCCGGGCTGGATGTCACCGCGTTCGTGCCGCGGACCGCCGCAGGGTTCAGCGCCGGTCTGCGAGAGGTCGTCGTCGACTCGGTGCGCGGCGGGGGTTCGACCGGCCGCCGGATTACGACGCTCGCCGCGGCATCCCTGCACGGGCGAACAATCCGCTCGGCAATGTCCGGTGCCGACGTTGTGCACTACCCGTTCACCGTCACGGTGCCGCGCCCGGCGAAGCGGCAGGCCGGCGTGCAGTCGCTGCTCGACGTGCAGCACCTCGAACTGCCCCACATGTTCGGCCGCGCCGAGCTCCTCTACCGCCGGCACTTCTACGAGGGGGCCGCGAAAACGGCCGATGCCGTCGTCACGATCAGCGAGTTCGCGAAGCGGCGCATGGTCGAGTTGCTCGGGATCGACCCTGACCGCATCCATGTCGCCCACCTCGGCGTCGACATGGACCGGTACACCCCGAACCTCGGCCCGCGCGAGAACTTCGTTCTCTACCCGGCCCGCGGCTGGGCGCACAAGAACCACGCCAGGCTCATCCAGGCGATGGCGATCCTGCGACGGGACCGCCCCGAGCTCCGCCTCGTGCTCACCGGCGGTGCGCTCGACACCCTCGGCGACCTGCCCGACTGGGTCGACCGACGGGGCCTGGTCAGCTCGGAGGAGTTGCTCGGCCTCTACCGGTCCGCCGCGGCGCTCGCGTTCCCGAGCCTGTACGAGGGCTTCGGCCTCCCGCCGCTTGAGGCAATGGCATCCGGATGCCCGGCCGCAGTGTCGAACGCGGGCTCGATCCCCGAGGTGTGCGGCGACGCGGCCGTCGTGTTCGACCCGATGGAGCCCGAGTCAATCGCGGCGGGCATCGCGCGCGCGATCGACGACGGAGAAAGGCTGTCGGCAGGCGGGATGGCGCAGGCCGCCCGATTCACCTGGGAGAGTTGCCGCGACGCACACATCACGGCATATCGCAGGGCGATCGAGCAGCACTGA